Proteins encoded together in one Anaerotignum faecicola window:
- a CDS encoding ATP-binding cassette domain-containing protein, which yields MLLSVEGLCKRYKSGVFGTRIVDAVNNVSFGINKGEIFGLIGESGCGKTSVTKMILGLLKPTGGRILFEGRDITNLNQKQWRMLRKDIQVVFQHPQMTFNPRKDIYFACAEPVRLYKLNKNMTEEDLVKHMLKRVGIPFDQMKKFPHEISGGQAQRISIARALSLNPKLLICDEPTSMLDVSVQAQILRLIKDANEKYGVSMLFISHDLEVIQSMCSRVAVMEKGRIVEMGTVDEIFNSPKHEYTKKLMDSYIYI from the coding sequence ATGCTTTTAAGTGTTGAAGGTCTTTGTAAGCGTTATAAATCCGGAGTGTTCGGAACACGGATTGTTGACGCTGTAAATAATGTTAGCTTCGGCATAAATAAAGGAGAAATTTTTGGGCTTATTGGTGAAAGCGGATGCGGCAAGACTTCGGTTACAAAGATGATACTCGGACTTTTGAAGCCGACAGGCGGAAGAATATTATTCGAAGGACGGGACATTACTAACTTAAATCAAAAACAATGGCGTATGCTGAGAAAAGATATACAAGTTGTGTTCCAGCACCCGCAAATGACATTTAATCCGAGAAAAGATATTTATTTTGCATGTGCCGAACCTGTACGTTTATATAAACTTAATAAAAACATGACTGAGGAAGATCTGGTCAAGCATATGCTTAAAAGGGTAGGTATCCCATTTGACCAAATGAAAAAATTCCCTCATGAAATAAGCGGCGGGCAGGCACAGAGGATTTCAATAGCCCGCGCTCTTTCTCTTAATCCAAAGCTTTTAATATGCGACGAGCCGACGTCAATGCTTGATGTATCAGTACAGGCGCAGATTTTAAGGCTGATTAAAGATGCTAATGAAAAATACGGCGTTTCGATGCTTTTTATTTCCCATGATTTGGAAGTAATACAATCTATGTGCAGCAGGGTGGCCGTTATGGAAAAAGGGAGAATTGTCGAGATGGGGACAGTTGACGAAATATTTAATAGCCCGAAACATGAATACACAAAAAAGCTTATGGATTCGTATATTTATATATGA
- a CDS encoding ABC transporter substrate-binding protein, with protein sequence MKAKFLSIILASLLVLGIAAGCSPKEEAELDGETVETSADTDGNGKTLRIAFPDTLTTVDVADVTASTMLKEVGGVVETLVYADADFNLTPLLATEWEMTGDYTWVFKLRDDVTFHDGTKFNADAVKWCIERSLVNNSALKGSTFIESVDVIDDYTVQFNTFEKTTDLPAALSYVGTGIVAPSSVDENGNFVKAVGTGYFMQDKFDETSGTFESVVYDGYWRDVDTSVTRRVVKSMTDASARSLAVQNGELDIAADVPFSDLETLSNLENVTVSKFNTARTYFYEFNMNEELFQDERVRKALIHAINKEEIVNDVLLGVGGVPNGILMDDMPWANTDVDTYDYDVEKAKDLLSEAGYKDTDNDGFIDKNGEKLTIKLLSFPKRPGCPLIVQATQGYFANIGIDTSVEIVDWSAMNEIIADGDYDMVLNSAATAYIPTPAYYLEEYYCTNDTGYVNEELNALVDKCQATADMEEKYEYSRQAQAIAQQDACVFTPALYGAVFAISNDVVNFEYNAAAHDFIVPYETDLK encoded by the coding sequence ATGAAGGCAAAATTTTTGAGCATTATTTTAGCATCTTTATTAGTTTTAGGAATTGCGGCAGGCTGCTCGCCGAAAGAAGAAGCAGAACTGGACGGTGAAACCGTTGAAACAAGCGCAGATACAGACGGAAATGGAAAAACTTTGCGCATAGCTTTTCCGGATACGCTTACTACTGTCGACGTTGCAGACGTTACTGCTTCTACAATGCTTAAAGAAGTCGGCGGAGTTGTTGAAACTCTTGTTTATGCCGACGCCGATTTTAATTTAACTCCGCTGCTTGCAACAGAATGGGAAATGACAGGCGATTATACATGGGTGTTTAAATTAAGGGACGACGTTACATTTCACGACGGCACGAAATTCAATGCCGATGCAGTTAAATGGTGTATTGAAAGGAGCCTTGTGAATAATTCGGCGTTAAAAGGTTCTACATTTATTGAATCTGTTGATGTAATTGACGATTATACGGTACAGTTTAATACGTTTGAAAAAACGACGGATCTTCCCGCTGCGCTTTCATATGTCGGTACAGGCATAGTAGCTCCTTCTTCGGTTGATGAAAACGGAAATTTTGTCAAAGCGGTTGGCACAGGCTATTTTATGCAGGACAAATTTGACGAAACTTCCGGGACGTTTGAGTCTGTGGTATACGACGGATATTGGAGAGATGTAGACACTTCTGTAACAAGACGTGTTGTAAAGAGTATGACCGACGCAAGCGCAAGGAGCCTTGCAGTACAAAACGGCGAATTGGATATTGCCGCCGACGTGCCGTTCAGCGATCTCGAAACGCTTTCGAATCTTGAAAATGTGACAGTTTCAAAGTTCAATACGGCAAGAACGTATTTTTATGAATTTAATATGAATGAAGAACTTTTTCAGGATGAAAGAGTAAGAAAGGCTTTAATCCATGCGATAAACAAAGAAGAGATTGTTAACGACGTGCTTCTCGGAGTGGGCGGAGTGCCTAACGGAATTTTAATGGACGATATGCCTTGGGCAAATACAGATGTAGACACTTATGATTATGATGTTGAAAAGGCTAAGGATCTTCTTTCGGAGGCCGGTTATAAGGATACTGACAATGACGGATTTATCGACAAAAACGGCGAGAAGCTTACAATTAAATTGCTTTCATTTCCTAAAAGGCCGGGATGTCCTTTAATTGTTCAGGCTACACAGGGCTATTTTGCAAATATAGGTATTGATACAAGCGTGGAGATAGTTGACTGGAGCGCAATGAATGAAATTATTGCCGACGGAGATTATGACATGGTTCTTAATTCGGCGGCTACTGCTTATATACCAACTCCAGCATATTATCTTGAAGAATACTACTGTACAAACGATACGGGATATGTAAACGAAGAACTTAACGCTTTGGTTGACAAGTGCCAGGCAACAGCGGATATGGAAGAAAAATATGAATACAGCAGACAGGCGCAGGCTATTGCCCAGCAGGATGCGTGTGTATTTACGCCGGCGTTGTATGGGGCGGTTTTTGCTATTTCAAATGATGTAGTAAATTTTGAATACAATGCGGCGGCGCACGATTTTATTGTTCCATACGAAACGGATTTAAAATAA
- a CDS encoding ABC transporter permease: MSDCFKKFMDYINRKNLMLFLGVLFTVFIVLVTIFAPVLEPYDPTKMELSQKFIAPCSKFLFGTDHMGRDILSRVIEGSRVSLIIAASVVGISAVAGLILGMVSGYLGGVVDMVIMRAVDVLLAFPTIIFALAVSTVIGSGQTNLIIAICFIQWTRYARVARGEAMMLKNAEYIEAARAIGNTATQIILKYIFPNIISKVIILASLDIGSIILYCASLSFLGLGAQPPSPDWGVMISEGKEYMQYAPWIAVFPGLAIAFSALAFNMLGDGLRDLLDPRMKESVKAE, encoded by the coding sequence ATGTCCGATTGTTTTAAGAAATTTATGGATTATATAAACAGGAAAAATTTAATGCTGTTTTTAGGGGTATTGTTCACGGTTTTTATAGTATTGGTTACAATTTTTGCCCCTGTATTGGAACCGTACGACCCGACAAAAATGGAGCTGTCGCAAAAGTTTATAGCTCCGTGCAGCAAGTTCCTGTTCGGAACAGATCATATGGGAAGGGATATACTAAGCAGAGTTATAGAAGGGTCAAGGGTATCGCTTATTATTGCGGCGTCGGTTGTAGGCATAAGCGCTGTTGCAGGGCTTATTCTGGGAATGGTTTCAGGATATTTAGGCGGCGTTGTAGATATGGTTATAATGAGAGCGGTGGACGTGCTTCTTGCTTTTCCTACTATTATATTTGCTCTTGCTGTTTCGACAGTTATTGGTTCGGGTCAGACAAACTTGATTATTGCCATCTGTTTTATACAGTGGACTCGCTATGCAAGGGTTGCAAGGGGAGAGGCCATGATGCTTAAAAATGCCGAGTATATAGAAGCGGCCAGAGCTATAGGCAATACGGCAACGCAGATTATACTTAAATATATATTTCCGAATATAATATCAAAAGTTATTATTTTGGCGTCTTTAGATATCGGTTCAATTATATTGTATTGCGCGTCTTTAAGTTTCCTTGGACTTGGAGCACAGCCGCCTTCGCCGGATTGGGGAGTTATGATAAGCGAAGGAAAAGAATATATGCAGTATGCCCCTTGGATTGCCGTATTCCCGGGGTTGGCGATTGCTTTTTCGGCTCTTGCATTTAATATGCTAGGCGACGGGCTTAGGGATTTGCTGGATCCGCGGATGAAAGAAAGCGTTAAGGCTGAATAG
- a CDS encoding ABC transporter ATP-binding protein, protein MKLLEIKNLNVSFIVDKKPVHILNDVSIDINENEVMAVIGETGCGKSVTGSSVLRVLPENAVITGTVLYKGKDIMSMGEKDFRLLRGKEIAAVPQSPSTSLDPLMRIGEQVAECVTNGKSMAGREKNILKEKIFSIFSQLSMPREKELYSSYPCELSGGMRQRVLISMGVITKPNLLIVDEPTKAIDWALRKEVVEIMRKLKEEIKCSMMFITHDLAAAGSIADKIAVMYCGEVVEIGSVKEVLKEPKHPYTKGLIDAMPSKGFKVMDGFMPSFSEIPKGCRFHTRCVYKKEICGTVVPKEILKNGVMVKCHLFNGN, encoded by the coding sequence ATGAAACTTCTTGAAATAAAAAATTTAAACGTCAGCTTCATAGTTGACAAAAAGCCTGTTCATATTTTGAATGATGTTTCAATAGATATAAATGAAAACGAGGTTATGGCTGTAATAGGGGAAACGGGGTGCGGAAAATCAGTTACGGGAAGTTCGGTTTTGCGTGTCCTGCCGGAAAATGCAGTTATTACGGGAACCGTTTTATATAAAGGAAAAGATATTATGAGTATGGGGGAAAAAGATTTCAGGCTTTTAAGAGGAAAAGAAATTGCCGCCGTGCCGCAGAGCCCTTCAACGTCGCTTGATCCGCTTATGAGAATAGGCGAACAGGTGGCCGAATGTGTTACAAACGGAAAAAGCATGGCAGGGAGAGAAAAAAATATATTAAAAGAAAAGATTTTTTCTATATTTTCACAATTAAGTATGCCGCGTGAAAAGGAGCTTTATTCAAGTTATCCATGCGAATTAAGCGGCGGTATGAGGCAGAGAGTTTTAATATCAATGGGAGTTATTACAAAACCAAACCTTCTTATTGTGGACGAGCCGACAAAGGCCATAGATTGGGCATTGAGAAAAGAAGTTGTAGAAATTATGCGTAAACTCAAAGAAGAAATAAAATGTTCAATGATGTTTATAACGCATGATTTAGCGGCAGCCGGCAGTATTGCAGATAAAATTGCGGTAATGTACTGCGGAGAGGTAGTCGAAATTGGAAGTGTGAAGGAGGTTTTGAAAGAACCAAAGCACCCATATACAAAGGGTCTGATTGACGCTATGCCGTCGAAAGGGTTTAAAGTAATGGACGGTTTTATGCCGTCTTTTTCGGAAATACCGAAAGGATGCCGCTTTCATACAAGGTGTGTGTATAAAAAAGAAATATGCGGGACAGTTGTGCCGAAAGAAATATTAAAAAACGGCGTTATGGTGAAATGCCATTTATTTAACGGCAATTAG
- a CDS encoding LysR family transcriptional regulator: MNFLSMEYFIAVAAKKSITKAAEELYITQQTLSAHISSIEKELACQLIVRSNPLELTYAGEIFLKYASIFYENYQSMWNEFNDITNNQRGKLLIGVDYTRSRSIMPEIITAFHECYPNIEVRLLEGSNKSLHKSLINKDIDIAIACFPDSIHGIEIRNFYEEEVVMLVPKKFLPESVNGKNHIDDLSEFSTCPFVLGSLNDIASQIDRNMIMKSGFQPIIKAQSDNIETRLLLCVKGTGICFCPESFINTVLTHEQLQNVCICHFNTEITYPIRFGYRKSSYQWKMITEFIRIALKEKELDLI, encoded by the coding sequence ATGAACTTTTTAAGCATGGAATATTTCATTGCCGTTGCGGCTAAAAAGAGCATCACAAAAGCTGCAGAAGAGCTTTATATAACCCAACAGACACTCAGCGCCCATATATCGTCGATCGAAAAGGAACTTGCCTGTCAGTTAATTGTACGCAGCAATCCTTTGGAACTTACATATGCCGGGGAAATTTTTTTAAAATATGCGTCAATTTTTTATGAAAACTACCAGTCAATGTGGAATGAATTTAATGACATAACAAATAATCAAAGAGGCAAGCTTCTCATAGGCGTCGATTATACACGCAGCCGTTCTATAATGCCCGAAATAATAACGGCCTTTCATGAATGTTATCCAAACATAGAAGTCCGTTTGTTGGAAGGATCCAATAAATCCCTTCATAAAAGCCTTATTAATAAAGATATTGACATTGCTATAGCTTGTTTCCCCGATTCGATTCACGGTATAGAAATACGCAATTTTTATGAAGAAGAGGTAGTTATGCTTGTTCCAAAAAAATTTCTTCCCGAAAGTGTAAATGGCAAAAATCATATAGACGACTTATCAGAGTTCAGTACATGTCCGTTCGTTTTAGGCAGCTTAAATGATATTGCAAGCCAAATAGACAGAAATATGATCATGAAATCCGGTTTCCAGCCGATTATAAAAGCTCAGTCTGACAATATAGAAACGCGTCTTTTACTTTGCGTTAAAGGCACGGGCATTTGTTTCTGCCCCGAAAGTTTTATTAACACTGTGCTTACTCACGAGCAGCTTCAAAATGTTTGTATCTGCCATTTTAATACGGAAATAACATATCCTATACGTTTTGGATACAGAAAATCATCATACCAATGGAAAATGATTACAGAATTTATAAGAATAGCCTTAAAAGAAAAAGAATTAGATTTGATATAA
- a CDS encoding class I SAM-dependent methyltransferase, which yields MGLDYVISKIGKYWDDRSYTFDSEHDTENEEIWKSFILSILGDDKNKSVIDIGTGTGFLANMTAELGYNSIGMDISKGMMDYAVRHAREKGLNTVYMYGNAVALPLMDNSVDFVINARLLWTLVEPDTAIKEWKRVIKPGGKILNFIRMKENVGMTVYTPDFYNDREVDGSLKVNGAKIDELKSLMERNGLTDVEIIKLPDTAKNDEIKQKEWFEPWFVLCGTKPVSKTFEDEKSIAMFWNKSADTYEEGHQISDKEKWIKILTSFIGENRKISILDIATGTGIIANMLAETGYETVIGTDLSERMMNIAIKHAAEKGLCNVKYCYGNAMELPYEDETFDIVINSRLLWTLTEPEKAVKEWRRVLKKGGKVIAINELETGKGISYDNIGEYMRDINVDKLPYCPASVDEIKKDFIEAGFKNVDLVHMEGCRLAGSNIENWYAFIGNK from the coding sequence ATGGGGCTTGATTATGTTATCTCTAAAATAGGCAAATATTGGGACGACAGATCTTATACGTTTGACAGCGAACATGATACCGAAAATGAAGAGATTTGGAAAAGTTTTATTTTGAGTATTTTGGGTGATGATAAAAATAAATCGGTTATTGATATCGGAACAGGAACAGGCTTTTTAGCCAATATGACAGCGGAGCTGGGGTATAATTCAATAGGCATGGACATTTCAAAGGGAATGATGGATTACGCAGTACGCCACGCCCGTGAAAAAGGCCTTAATACTGTGTATATGTATGGAAACGCGGTTGCTCTTCCGCTGATGGACAATTCCGTTGATTTTGTAATTAATGCAAGGCTTCTATGGACGCTTGTGGAGCCGGATACCGCCATAAAGGAATGGAAAAGGGTTATAAAGCCGGGCGGGAAAATTCTTAATTTTATCAGGATGAAAGAAAATGTGGGAATGACTGTTTATACGCCTGATTTTTATAACGACAGGGAAGTTGACGGCAGCCTTAAAGTTAACGGCGCAAAAATTGATGAGCTTAAAAGCCTTATGGAACGAAACGGATTAACTGACGTTGAGATAATTAAACTACCGGATACGGCGAAAAATGATGAAATAAAACAAAAGGAATGGTTTGAGCCGTGGTTCGTACTTTGCGGCACAAAACCTGTAAGCAAAACTTTCGAGGACGAAAAGTCAATCGCCATGTTCTGGAATAAAAGCGCCGATACATATGAAGAAGGACATCAAATATCCGACAAAGAAAAATGGATTAAAATTTTAACTTCTTTTATAGGGGAAAACAGGAAAATTTCGATACTTGATATTGCGACGGGTACGGGAATTATTGCTAATATGCTTGCGGAAACGGGATATGAAACCGTAATAGGAACCGATCTGTCTGAACGGATGATGAATATAGCGATTAAACATGCCGCTGAAAAAGGCCTATGCAATGTAAAGTATTGTTACGGGAACGCCATGGAATTGCCTTATGAAGATGAAACATTTGATATTGTTATAAATTCACGACTTTTATGGACTTTGACGGAACCGGAAAAAGCGGTTAAGGAATGGAGGCGTGTTCTTAAAAAAGGCGGTAAAGTTATAGCAATTAATGAATTGGAAACGGGAAAGGGCATTTCATATGATAATATAGGCGAATATATGAGGGACATTAATGTGGATAAACTTCCGTATTGCCCGGCCAGTGTTGATGAAATAAAAAAAGATTTTATCGAAGCAGGATTTAAGAATGTGGATTTGGTACATATGGAAGGCTGCCGTCTTGCCGGCAGTAATATTGAAAACTGGTATGCTTTTATTGGGAATAAATAA
- a CDS encoding ABC transporter permease — protein MLGYILKRLITVFGVLWLVATMTYFTVHVTPGDTATAILYSIGGENAVNKENIEHVREKFDLERSVFEQYFEWTANVFRGELGTSYKYNKPVSYMLGLRVPNTIKLGAFACIISIIVSIPLGILSALKHNKLTDHLSRIITLAAASFPPFWIAIVLIIVCSLKLKLFPVSGMDGFGSIILPGVTLSLGMTAATTRMMRTSMLDVMSQDYIWAAKTKGLTDGKIITRHVLRNAIPPIITIVGLQIGHILGGAVVIENIFSWPGVGGLLIDAINAKDTPMIEGCVLVIAFGYAVINLIVDIIYACIDPRLKYSGEDK, from the coding sequence ATGCTGGGATACATTTTGAAAAGATTAATAACAGTTTTCGGCGTGCTGTGGCTTGTAGCGACAATGACTTATTTTACAGTACACGTTACGCCGGGCGATACGGCGACTGCAATATTATATTCAATCGGAGGGGAAAACGCCGTAAATAAAGAAAATATCGAACATGTCAGAGAAAAATTTGATCTGGAAAGGTCTGTTTTTGAACAGTATTTTGAATGGACGGCAAATGTATTTAGAGGCGAATTGGGAACTTCATATAAATATAATAAACCCGTTTCATATATGCTTGGCCTTAGGGTTCCGAACACAATTAAGCTTGGCGCCTTTGCCTGCATTATTTCGATTATAGTGTCGATACCTTTGGGAATTTTAAGCGCTCTAAAACACAATAAACTGACAGATCATTTAAGCAGGATAATTACATTGGCGGCGGCATCATTCCCGCCTTTTTGGATTGCTATAGTGCTTATTATAGTCTGTTCTCTTAAACTCAAATTATTTCCTGTAAGCGGAATGGATGGTTTCGGAAGTATAATACTTCCGGGAGTTACTCTTTCGCTTGGAATGACGGCGGCAACGACAAGGATGATGCGCACAAGCATGCTTGACGTTATGAGCCAGGACTACATATGGGCTGCGAAAACAAAAGGGCTTACTGACGGAAAAATTATAACAAGACATGTTTTGAGAAACGCAATTCCTCCCATTATCACAATAGTTGGACTTCAGATAGGGCATATACTCGGAGGAGCTGTGGTAATAGAAAATATATTTTCGTGGCCCGGAGTTGGAGGACTGCTGATTGACGCTATAAACGCAAAAGACACGCCTATGATTGAAGGTTGTGTGCTTGTAATTGCCTTTGGGTATGCTGTTATAAATTTAATTGTAGATATAATATATGCATGTATTGATCCAAGGCTGAAATATTCAGGGGAGGATAAATAG
- a CDS encoding PLP-dependent aspartate aminotransferase family protein, with amino-acid sequence MEKYDRMKFATRAIKAGEGPDPATKALNTPIYETSTYAYNSTHEFEVGIEDAMSWQPGACLYSRSTNPTTIALERKIASLEGAEDAAITACGMAAVNLALLSSLNAGDHCIASDDIFCCTRSSLEDILPSKGIEVDIVNVIDIANIENKIRPNTKVIYIEALSNPRLELADIPKIAELAHKNNIRFIVDNTFLSPYLLRPLEHGADMVVHSGTKYVVGHGDALCGLVSGTKEMVDRIRYYNDNLGTHISPFDSWLALRGVRTLPIRLKAQCENAFAIAKYLEAKEEVEYVYYPGLESHPQHELAEKLLPNGFGGMVSFHLKGGYETMAKFVDSVKLMPIATSLGDVQTLIHPKQHEGNLIRLSVGCEDVEDLIADLELGFANI; translated from the coding sequence ATGGAAAAATATGATCGAATGAAGTTTGCAACCCGTGCAATAAAGGCGGGAGAAGGACCGGATCCAGCTACCAAAGCTCTTAATACGCCTATTTATGAAACATCAACTTATGCATATAACTCAACGCATGAGTTTGAAGTGGGGATAGAAGACGCTATGAGCTGGCAGCCCGGGGCATGTCTTTACAGCAGATCTACAAATCCTACGACAATAGCTTTGGAAAGGAAAATTGCTTCTCTTGAAGGGGCGGAAGACGCGGCTATCACAGCATGCGGTATGGCTGCCGTAAATCTTGCGCTGCTAAGCAGTTTGAATGCGGGGGATCATTGTATAGCTTCAGACGACATTTTTTGCTGCACAAGATCTTCTTTGGAGGATATACTTCCTTCAAAAGGAATCGAGGTCGATATCGTAAATGTTATTGATATTGCTAATATAGAAAACAAAATCCGTCCGAACACAAAAGTAATTTATATTGAAGCATTGTCAAATCCACGGCTTGAACTTGCAGATATACCTAAAATAGCTGAACTGGCGCATAAAAATAATATAAGGTTTATTGTTGACAATACGTTTTTATCGCCGTATCTTTTAAGGCCGCTGGAACATGGTGCAGATATGGTTGTACATTCAGGCACAAAATATGTTGTTGGCCATGGCGACGCTTTATGCGGGCTTGTTTCGGGCACAAAAGAAATGGTTGACCGTATACGTTATTACAACGACAATTTAGGGACTCATATAAGTCCGTTTGATTCTTGGCTTGCGCTTCGAGGTGTGCGGACTCTCCCGATAAGGCTTAAAGCACAGTGCGAAAATGCTTTCGCTATTGCAAAGTACCTTGAAGCCAAAGAAGAAGTTGAATATGTATATTACCCGGGATTAGAAAGTCATCCGCAGCATGAACTTGCTGAAAAACTTCTTCCTAACGGTTTTGGAGGTATGGTTTCCTTCCATTTAAAAGGCGGATACGAAACAATGGCAAAATTTGTTGACAGCGTTAAACTTATGCCGATTGCTACGTCTCTTGGAGATGTGCAGACTTTAATACACCCTAAACAGCATGAAGGAAATCTAATCAGGCTTTCTGTCGGCTGTGAAGACGTCGAAGATTTAATAGCCGATCTTGAACTTGGATTTGCAAATATTTAA
- a CDS encoding amino acid carrier protein yields the protein MDFIVTFLGNAVGFLWGTPLIVLVLGSGALFTIGTGFFQFRHFKYLMGKTFGSLFKKEEREVGSGHVSAFQAISTAIGGAVGVGNIGGVATAIAVGGPGALFWLWVAALLGMGLKCAEVTLAVYYRSIDEKGEPYGGPTYYIQRGIGQLLPKKIAKISTVLATVFGVGFACNFFSGVQGYTIAEGFTSAFGIDILTFGIIYSIVVWIIVWGGGKRVVEFAGKIVPFMVVFFVGAALGIVLINITKVPSAIVLIVKSAFTGTAAVGGFAGAAAKTAIQNGIARSVFSNEAGQGSSTMVHSQAHVEHPVRQGLWGMFEVFVDTMLVCTVMSLSIIVSGQWSSGLEGAALSVSAFDAVYGALGAKLIAIAILLFGITTQTGWFMYYDVLLRHALSKNIALKNKILMFFRVIYPLPSLLTIFYTVHYGLPTGTVWLVTDFFCAVPTTLNIICVVALSGVYFKLVKDYKARYMGIGKADPDFKVFYEDKAAGK from the coding sequence ATGGATTTTATCGTTACCTTTTTAGGAAACGCCGTTGGTTTTTTATGGGGAACCCCCTTGATTGTTCTCGTGCTTGGTTCAGGGGCGTTGTTTACGATTGGCACAGGTTTTTTTCAGTTTAGGCATTTTAAATATTTAATGGGCAAAACGTTCGGTTCTCTTTTTAAGAAAGAGGAACGTGAAGTCGGAAGCGGCCATGTCAGTGCATTTCAGGCAATTTCGACGGCCATTGGAGGGGCTGTCGGGGTAGGGAATATAGGCGGTGTGGCTACGGCTATCGCAGTCGGTGGGCCCGGGGCTCTGTTTTGGCTATGGGTGGCAGCGCTTTTGGGCATGGGATTAAAGTGTGCTGAAGTTACGCTTGCCGTTTATTATAGGAGCATTGACGAAAAAGGCGAACCGTATGGCGGCCCTACATATTATATCCAAAGAGGTATAGGACAGTTGCTTCCTAAGAAAATAGCAAAAATCTCAACTGTGCTTGCCACAGTTTTCGGCGTTGGTTTTGCATGTAATTTCTTTTCCGGCGTTCAGGGATATACTATTGCCGAAGGTTTTACATCTGCATTCGGTATAGACATACTTACATTTGGAATTATTTATAGTATTGTAGTATGGATAATTGTTTGGGGCGGAGGCAAACGTGTTGTAGAATTTGCAGGAAAAATAGTTCCGTTTATGGTTGTTTTTTTTGTAGGAGCGGCGCTCGGAATAGTTTTAATAAATATTACGAAAGTTCCGTCGGCTATTGTTTTGATTGTGAAAAGTGCGTTCACAGGTACAGCGGCAGTCGGCGGGTTTGCAGGAGCAGCGGCGAAAACGGCAATTCAAAACGGGATTGCTCGTTCGGTTTTCAGCAACGAAGCCGGACAGGGTTCGTCTACAATGGTTCATTCACAGGCTCATGTTGAACATCCGGTACGTCAAGGGCTTTGGGGAATGTTTGAAGTGTTCGTTGACACTATGCTTGTATGTACGGTTATGTCGCTGTCAATTATCGTGAGCGGTCAGTGGAGTTCGGGCCTTGAAGGCGCAGCGTTGTCAGTTTCTGCATTTGATGCGGTATATGGCGCCCTTGGGGCAAAACTTATTGCTATTGCAATATTGCTTTTCGGTATTACGACTCAGACAGGCTGGTTTATGTACTATGATGTCCTTCTTCGTCATGCATTAAGTAAAAATATTGCGCTAAAAAATAAGATACTTATGTTTTTTAGGGTTATATATCCTCTTCCGAGCTTACTTACAATTTTTTACACGGTACATTACGGCCTCCCCACCGGAACGGTTTGGCTTGTAACGGATTTTTTCTGTGCTGTCCCGACAACGCTTAATATTATTTGCGTTGTAGCGTTAAGCGGCGTTTATTTCAAATTGGTTAAAGATTACAAGGCGCGGTATATGGGAATAGGTAAGGCTGATCCTGATTTTAAAGTTTTTTATGAAGATAAAGCGGCAGGAAAATAA